The following coding sequences lie in one Changpingibacter yushuensis genomic window:
- the lgt gene encoding prolipoprotein diacylglyceryl transferase translates to MAVWHLGPLPIRAYAIAIMIGIGIAWWILDRRYRAKGGPSDVTIDIAGWAVIFGIVGGRIYHVITDNQLYFGEGRNPIKALYIWEGGLGIWGAIALGGVGVLIGCHRAGLRLAPVADSLAPALLVAQAIGRLGNYFNQELFGRETTLPWGLQIDDAHLPGGYASGTLFHPTFLYEMIWCLLGAVVLVALEKKFTLVAGQAFAAYVMIYTAGRFWIENMRIDEAHHILGLRLNVWTAILVFVGGTIALFVLRRRARNNPHANDIWLSEDARERFEKKRAAEQNGLHKSEESEGDSATDQEQSLEHSDEVEEGQSLSDIGDQALPEARPDDTV, encoded by the coding sequence GTGGCAGTTTGGCACCTTGGCCCACTGCCGATTCGGGCGTATGCAATCGCCATCATGATTGGCATTGGCATAGCGTGGTGGATTTTGGACCGGCGGTATAGGGCGAAAGGCGGTCCATCTGATGTCACCATCGATATCGCAGGGTGGGCAGTGATCTTTGGAATCGTCGGCGGCCGCATTTATCACGTCATCACCGACAACCAGCTCTATTTTGGTGAGGGCAGGAATCCCATCAAAGCGCTGTACATCTGGGAGGGCGGCCTCGGGATCTGGGGAGCTATTGCGCTTGGCGGTGTAGGCGTGCTTATCGGATGCCACCGCGCTGGGCTCCGGTTGGCGCCAGTCGCCGATTCGCTTGCGCCTGCTTTACTGGTGGCGCAAGCTATTGGCCGGCTCGGCAACTATTTCAACCAAGAGTTGTTTGGGCGCGAGACTACCCTTCCGTGGGGGTTGCAGATCGACGACGCCCACCTTCCCGGTGGATACGCGTCCGGAACGCTCTTCCATCCCACATTCCTGTATGAAATGATCTGGTGCCTCCTGGGTGCCGTGGTGCTGGTAGCACTCGAAAAGAAGTTCACGTTGGTGGCTGGCCAAGCATTTGCAGCCTACGTCATGATCTATACCGCGGGCCGCTTCTGGATCGAGAACATGCGAATTGACGAGGCGCACCACATCCTTGGACTGCGCCTGAACGTGTGGACCGCTATTCTCGTCTTTGTCGGTGGAACGATCGCGCTTTTCGTGCTTCGTCGCCGCGCACGGAACAACCCTCATGCGAACGACATTTGGCTATCGGAAGATGCGCGTGAGAGGTTTGAGAAGAAGCGGGCCGCTGAGCAAAACGGCTTGCACAAGTCCGAAGAGTCGGAAGGCGATTCAGCAACCGATCAGGAACAATCCCTGGAGCACTCCGATGAGGTAGAAGAAGGCCAATCTCTGTCGGATATTGGTGACCAGGCACTTCCAGAGGCTCGGCCAGACGACACTGTGTGA
- a CDS encoding ubiquitin-like protein Pup, whose product MSQQEFKQPRRSVEEVNQEELPQAQTQGFSVDSLLDEIDSVLETNASEFVQGFVQKGGQ is encoded by the coding sequence ATGTCACAACAGGAGTTCAAGCAGCCGCGGCGGTCCGTTGAGGAAGTGAACCAAGAAGAGCTTCCACAAGCGCAGACCCAAGGTTTCAGCGTCGATTCGCTCCTTGATGAGATTGATTCCGTCCTTGAGACGAACGCTTCGGAGTTTGTACAAGGTTTCGTGCAAAAGGGTGGCCAGTGA
- the hisF gene encoding imidazole glycerol phosphate synthase subunit HisF → MSVAIRVIPCLDVTGGRVVKGVNFKNLRDAGDPVELASIYDAEKADEITFLDVSATADGRGTMLEVVRRTAEQVFVPLTVGGGIRSVDDVRVLLEAGADKIEINSAAVARPELISEIADQFGSQVIVLSLDARRVSADVHTASGYEVTTHAGKRSTGIDALAWARRGQELGAGEILLNSMDADGTETGFDLEMTSAIRDSVSLPLIASGGAGKVEDFSAAVRAGADAVLAASVFHFATLSISQVKDHLRAQGYEVR, encoded by the coding sequence GTGTCAGTAGCGATTCGTGTCATTCCGTGTCTGGACGTCACAGGTGGGCGCGTGGTCAAAGGCGTGAACTTCAAGAACCTGCGTGATGCGGGCGATCCTGTGGAGCTGGCCAGCATCTACGATGCGGAAAAGGCAGACGAGATCACCTTTCTCGATGTTTCGGCCACTGCTGACGGGCGTGGAACAATGCTTGAAGTCGTGCGCCGTACGGCAGAACAGGTGTTTGTGCCGCTTACTGTGGGCGGTGGTATTCGCAGTGTCGACGACGTTCGCGTGCTCCTGGAGGCGGGCGCAGACAAGATCGAAATCAACAGCGCTGCGGTTGCTCGACCCGAACTGATCAGCGAGATCGCCGATCAGTTCGGTAGCCAAGTCATCGTGCTGTCGCTGGACGCGCGCCGTGTGAGCGCCGATGTGCACACTGCATCCGGGTACGAAGTGACTACCCATGCTGGCAAGCGCTCCACGGGTATAGACGCCCTTGCGTGGGCGCGGCGTGGGCAGGAACTTGGTGCCGGTGAGATCCTTCTGAACTCGATGGATGCTGACGGCACGGAGACCGGATTTGATCTTGAGATGACTTCGGCTATTCGTGATTCTGTATCACTTCCACTCATCGCGTCAGGTGGCGCTGGGAAGGTTGAGGATTTCTCGGCAGCCGTCCGGGCAGGCGCTGATGCGGTCTTGGCAGCTTCCGTGTTCCATTTCGCTACCCTTTCGATCTCCCAGGTGAAGGATCACCTACGTGCACAAGGATATGAAGTTCGATGA
- the trpB gene encoding tryptophan synthase subunit beta, with the protein MSQILGEAHGPYFGEFGGRYVPEALISALDSLSEAWQKLKVDPEFRAELDHLHRTYTGRPSIITEVPKFSQHAGGARIILKREDLNHTGSHKINNVLGQALLTRAVGKTRVIAETGAGQHGVATATAAALLGLDCTVYMGAEDVRRQALNVARMELLGTKVVSVSAGSATLKDAINEAFRDWVTNVDSTNYIFGTAAGPHPFPELVRDLQKIIGEEARAQVLSLTGELPDMVCACIGGGSNAIGMFNAFLDDPSVRLYGFEAGGEGIESGRTAASINGGTLGVFQGSRSFLMQDEDGQTVESHSISAGLDYPGVGPEHAWLSSIGRAEYRPINDDEAMEAFRLLCREEGIIPAIESSHALAGALKLGRETQANGEEPPTILVSLSGRGDKDVETAMTYFGISGKGEQR; encoded by the coding sequence GTGTCACAAATCTTGGGAGAGGCCCACGGCCCCTACTTTGGAGAGTTTGGTGGGCGCTATGTGCCTGAAGCGCTGATTTCAGCACTGGACTCGCTCTCGGAAGCATGGCAGAAGCTCAAGGTTGACCCAGAATTTCGTGCCGAACTCGATCATCTGCATCGCACGTACACCGGACGGCCGTCGATTATCACCGAAGTCCCCAAGTTTTCGCAGCATGCTGGCGGCGCCCGGATCATCCTCAAGCGAGAGGATCTCAACCACACCGGCTCCCACAAGATCAACAACGTTCTGGGCCAGGCACTATTGACACGTGCAGTGGGCAAGACCCGTGTCATCGCAGAGACCGGTGCGGGTCAGCACGGTGTTGCCACGGCCACCGCTGCGGCATTGCTGGGACTCGATTGCACGGTATACATGGGGGCCGAGGACGTTCGACGTCAGGCCCTCAATGTTGCTCGCATGGAACTTCTGGGCACCAAGGTTGTCTCTGTCTCAGCCGGTTCAGCCACGCTGAAAGACGCCATCAATGAGGCATTCCGCGATTGGGTAACGAATGTCGATTCGACCAACTACATCTTCGGAACGGCGGCTGGCCCGCATCCTTTCCCGGAACTCGTCCGGGATCTTCAAAAGATCATTGGTGAAGAAGCACGCGCGCAAGTTCTCAGTTTGACTGGCGAACTCCCAGACATGGTGTGCGCGTGCATCGGCGGCGGGTCCAACGCGATTGGAATGTTTAACGCGTTCCTTGATGACCCATCGGTGCGGCTGTACGGATTCGAAGCTGGCGGTGAGGGTATAGAGAGTGGGCGCACTGCGGCTTCCATCAACGGTGGCACGCTGGGAGTATTCCAAGGATCGCGAAGTTTCCTTATGCAAGATGAGGACGGCCAGACGGTTGAGTCTCACTCAATTTCTGCCGGTCTGGATTATCCGGGCGTTGGCCCTGAACACGCGTGGCTTTCTTCGATTGGCCGGGCTGAGTATCGCCCTATTAACGACGACGAGGCCATGGAAGCCTTCCGTTTGTTGTGCCGAGAAGAGGGCATCATCCCGGCAATTGAGTCTTCTCATGCATTGGCTGGAGCTCTGAAGCTGGGTAGGGAAACTCAGGCAAATGGTGAGGAACCTCCAACTATCTTGGTGAGCCTGTCGGGTCGTGGTGACAAGGATGTGGAAACCGCGATGACATACTTTGGAATCTCAGGAAAGGGTGAACAGCGATGA
- the trpC gene encoding indole-3-glycerol phosphate synthase TrpC, whose protein sequence is MSVLDDIIVGVREDLARREAKVSLDQLKERASRIPGALNAEAALRGAGDHRSVTIIAECKRSSPSKGALAEIPDPAVLASAYELGGAAAISVLTEERRFKGSLADLDVVRANVSIPVLRKDFIVTPYQIWEARAHGADMVLLIVAALEQTVLTSYIERVQSLGMTALVETHDREEARRAIDAGARVIGVNARNLKTLEVDRSVFEEVVDVLPGYVTRVAESGVRGAQDVVSYARSGADAVLVGEALVTSGDPASVIRDMVAAGQHPSLDAMER, encoded by the coding sequence ATGTCAGTACTTGATGACATTATCGTTGGGGTGCGTGAAGATCTTGCCCGCCGAGAAGCAAAGGTAAGTCTGGACCAGCTCAAGGAGCGGGCTAGCAGGATCCCGGGTGCCCTCAATGCGGAGGCCGCTCTTCGTGGGGCCGGTGACCACCGTAGTGTCACGATCATTGCTGAATGTAAGCGTTCGAGCCCGTCCAAAGGCGCCCTCGCTGAGATTCCGGACCCGGCGGTTCTCGCGTCTGCTTATGAACTTGGTGGAGCTGCGGCGATTTCCGTTCTGACGGAGGAGCGGAGGTTCAAGGGATCGCTCGCTGATCTGGATGTGGTGCGTGCAAACGTTTCGATTCCCGTGCTTCGCAAGGACTTCATCGTCACTCCCTACCAAATCTGGGAGGCGAGGGCTCACGGTGCAGACATGGTGTTGCTTATCGTTGCGGCACTTGAACAGACCGTCCTCACGTCGTACATCGAACGTGTTCAGTCGCTCGGAATGACGGCATTAGTAGAGACTCATGATCGGGAAGAGGCCCGCCGTGCGATCGATGCTGGTGCGCGCGTCATTGGCGTCAATGCTCGCAATCTCAAGACTCTCGAAGTGGATCGTTCCGTCTTTGAAGAAGTGGTTGATGTCCTTCCCGGCTATGTCACCCGTGTGGCCGAATCGGGTGTCCGTGGGGCTCAGGACGTCGTCAGTTACGCACGTTCGGGAGCCGACGCAGTACTTGTAGGCGAGGCGCTAGTCACAAGTGGTGACCCAGCTTCGGTAATTCGGGACATGGTTGCTGCTGGTCAGCATCCTTCCCTCGACGCAATGGAGAGATGA
- the pafA gene encoding Pup--protein ligase, giving the protein MGIETEYGLTCASTQGGPTPLDPEESAQILFQPVIEMGRSTNTFLSNGARLYLDVGSHPEYATAECDTIDDLLANDRAGELLFAELAATANKRLVDDGVAGRIHLFRNNNDAEGNSFGCHENYLVRRRPDYRARISAMLPYFVTRQIVAGAGHLHRDQDGVVAYEFSQRADQMWDAISSASTRARPMINTRDEPHGDAELYRRMHVIVGDSNIAQATTALKMAATEALLVMVEDGGILPNLELADPMAAIRATSLDLSGRASLELAAGGTITPIEVQRRFRDAVLGHFDRKGYTSELDNTRSYALDLWGRAIDAVEACDYSSIVTEIDWAAKLSLISRYQERGGLSLSDPRIARLDLAYHDITEGGLYQSMEQSGLLRRIISPESATNAMTIAPQTTRAKLRGGFVKRAQELRQDYMADWMNLRLLEAQGTRSVVLKDPFETVNPRVDELMAEMR; this is encoded by the coding sequence ATGGGGATCGAGACTGAATATGGTCTCACCTGTGCATCCACTCAAGGAGGTCCCACTCCGCTCGATCCCGAAGAATCTGCACAAATACTCTTTCAACCGGTCATTGAAATGGGACGTTCTACTAACACGTTCCTTTCCAACGGGGCTCGGCTCTATCTCGATGTGGGCTCTCATCCGGAGTATGCGACTGCCGAATGCGACACAATCGATGATCTTCTTGCGAATGACCGTGCCGGTGAGCTGCTGTTTGCCGAATTGGCGGCCACGGCCAATAAGCGTCTAGTTGATGACGGTGTTGCTGGCCGGATCCATCTGTTCCGCAACAACAATGATGCAGAGGGCAATTCGTTCGGTTGCCACGAGAACTATTTGGTTCGCAGACGTCCCGACTATCGGGCACGGATCTCGGCCATGTTGCCGTATTTCGTCACTCGTCAGATCGTGGCTGGCGCTGGTCATCTTCATCGGGACCAAGACGGCGTGGTAGCTTATGAGTTCTCGCAACGTGCGGATCAGATGTGGGACGCGATATCGTCTGCTTCCACCCGGGCCCGCCCGATGATCAATACGCGCGATGAACCCCATGGCGACGCAGAACTCTACCGGCGCATGCATGTGATTGTTGGCGATTCCAATATTGCGCAGGCTACTACCGCACTCAAGATGGCCGCCACAGAAGCACTCCTCGTGATGGTTGAGGATGGCGGCATCTTGCCGAACCTCGAGTTGGCGGATCCGATGGCTGCTATTCGCGCCACAAGTCTGGATCTGAGTGGACGTGCTTCGCTGGAGTTGGCGGCAGGCGGAACGATTACTCCAATCGAGGTACAGAGGCGATTCCGGGATGCCGTTCTGGGTCATTTTGATCGCAAGGGATACACGAGCGAACTGGATAACACCCGTTCCTATGCTTTGGACCTGTGGGGCCGCGCGATCGATGCTGTGGAGGCGTGTGATTATTCGAGCATTGTCACTGAGATCGATTGGGCGGCAAAGCTCAGCCTTATCTCGCGCTACCAGGAGAGGGGAGGGCTTAGCCTTTCCGATCCGCGTATAGCTCGGCTGGACTTGGCATACCACGACATCACAGAGGGAGGGCTCTATCAGTCGATGGAGCAGTCCGGGCTTCTCCGGCGCATCATTTCACCGGAGTCCGCGACCAACGCTATGACCATCGCTCCACAGACAACGCGGGCAAAGCTACGCGGCGGGTTCGTTAAGCGAGCACAGGAGCTTCGTCAGGACTACATGGCCGATTGGATGAACCTACGATTGCTGGAAGCACAGGGCACACGGTCGGTGGTGTTGAAGGATCCGTTTGAGACCGTCAACCCACGAGTTGACGAACTCATGGCAGAGATGCGGTAG
- a CDS encoding FKBP-type peptidyl-prolyl cis-trans isomerase has product MLAALSLALAVLAGCGSDANYTAGRIEITGDLGAPVTISVAEAPNLESATSKVVTEGSGNEVHSGATVLFRATSFDSRTGEIIENYATGSVRLAAADSEGVGDLADIIVGSTEGSRILVERPGLVAGDSTAVEVVVVDILYTTARGDAADLPDPLPEGMPTLETADGGGPAISAGGGAIDSLHTVELVTGSGEQVLSDSTVAIQYVIADASGSVIDTTWNGTGAVSVDLSTVMEGLRDGLADQKVHSRVVVLIPSAEAAGDGDRVAIVDILAVMD; this is encoded by the coding sequence TTGTTAGCTGCACTCTCGTTGGCGTTGGCGGTCCTGGCTGGTTGCGGATCCGATGCCAACTACACCGCCGGCAGGATAGAGATTACGGGCGATCTGGGTGCACCTGTAACGATCTCGGTGGCAGAAGCACCCAATCTTGAGTCCGCAACATCGAAGGTGGTTACTGAGGGAAGCGGAAACGAGGTGCATAGTGGTGCTACGGTGCTGTTCCGCGCCACCTCGTTCGACTCTCGCACTGGCGAGATCATTGAGAACTACGCGACTGGGTCAGTTCGTCTCGCAGCAGCTGATTCCGAAGGCGTAGGCGATTTGGCCGACATCATCGTGGGCTCGACTGAAGGCAGCCGCATCCTCGTGGAACGACCCGGACTGGTTGCGGGGGATTCGACGGCGGTGGAGGTCGTCGTCGTCGATATTCTGTACACCACTGCGCGTGGTGACGCGGCCGATCTACCCGATCCTCTTCCGGAGGGAATGCCTACGCTCGAAACGGCGGACGGTGGCGGCCCTGCGATCTCTGCTGGTGGCGGGGCGATCGATAGTCTCCACACGGTCGAACTTGTGACTGGATCGGGGGAGCAGGTCCTCAGCGATTCCACGGTAGCCATTCAATACGTAATTGCTGACGCCAGCGGATCGGTCATTGACACGACGTGGAATGGTACGGGGGCGGTGAGCGTTGATCTTTCGACCGTCATGGAGGGTTTGCGTGATGGACTCGCCGATCAGAAAGTGCATTCACGCGTTGTAGTGCTCATTCCGAGTGCTGAAGCGGCAGGTGATGGCGATCGAGTTGCGATCGTTGACATCCTTGCTGTGATGGACTGA
- a CDS encoding chorismate-binding protein, with the protein MTASDGPINLTWGEVWPSVEGFVELAHNRRVIPVVKQVLLDDAAPLGIYRRLATGTGTFILESAEHDGTWSRWSYVGVRSPAQLVAQNGTARWIGEVPQGLKVEGQTTELLDSALTALHTEALPGLPPLTGGLVGALGWDTLSDWEPKLRRKAPRELTTPDAVMCLATDMVAVDHKKGTVWLIANAVNWNDTPDGVERAYAQAAARLDEMTELLNAPLSLNAVGVSGCQPAEPEMRTPSDQFEAAVESGKEAIRDGEVFQVVLSQRADIDCPSDPLDVYRVLRTINPSPYMYCLRLADGTDDPEGFCVVGSSPETLMRLEGGSVTTFPIAGSRPRGTTRREDHELAKDLMKDPKELSEHVMLVDLARNDLAKVCEPGTVEVVEFMEIKRFSHIMHISSTVSGTLAEGCTAVDCLAATFPAGTLSGAPKPRAIELIDQLEPARRGIYGGVIGYLDFSGNADLAIAIRTAVLSHGKATVQAGAGIVADSVPTTEFIETKNKAAAAVRAIQIAGTIAPTHGRN; encoded by the coding sequence ATGACCGCATCGGATGGCCCAATCAATCTCACATGGGGCGAGGTGTGGCCTTCAGTGGAGGGCTTCGTTGAACTCGCCCACAACCGACGGGTAATTCCCGTTGTCAAGCAGGTTTTGCTCGACGACGCCGCGCCGTTAGGCATTTACCGCAGGCTCGCCACAGGAACGGGCACGTTCATACTTGAATCAGCCGAGCACGACGGGACGTGGAGTCGCTGGTCCTACGTGGGTGTGCGTTCGCCCGCTCAGCTGGTGGCACAAAACGGAACAGCTCGCTGGATTGGCGAGGTTCCGCAGGGCCTGAAGGTTGAAGGTCAGACTACGGAGCTTCTGGATTCTGCGCTCACTGCTTTGCATACTGAAGCTCTACCTGGTCTGCCTCCACTGACCGGTGGCCTCGTGGGAGCGCTTGGATGGGACACGCTAAGTGATTGGGAACCCAAGCTGAGGCGGAAGGCTCCTCGCGAGCTCACAACGCCTGATGCCGTGATGTGCTTGGCGACCGATATGGTTGCTGTAGATCACAAGAAAGGCACGGTGTGGCTCATCGCAAATGCGGTGAACTGGAATGACACGCCTGACGGCGTGGAGCGTGCTTACGCTCAAGCTGCGGCACGCCTCGATGAAATGACTGAGCTTCTCAACGCTCCGCTTTCTCTGAATGCTGTGGGGGTATCTGGATGCCAACCAGCTGAACCGGAAATGCGCACGCCATCGGACCAGTTCGAAGCTGCTGTCGAGTCCGGTAAAGAAGCAATCCGTGACGGCGAAGTGTTCCAGGTGGTGCTTTCTCAGCGGGCGGATATCGATTGTCCATCAGATCCGCTAGACGTCTACCGTGTCCTTCGTACCATCAACCCGAGCCCCTACATGTACTGCCTGCGGCTGGCAGACGGAACGGATGATCCAGAGGGCTTCTGCGTGGTTGGCTCATCACCTGAAACGTTGATGCGGCTTGAAGGCGGAAGCGTGACCACGTTCCCCATTGCCGGATCCCGGCCTCGAGGTACCACGCGGCGCGAGGACCACGAGCTGGCCAAAGACCTCATGAAAGATCCTAAGGAACTCTCCGAACATGTCATGCTCGTGGACCTCGCTCGAAACGACTTGGCGAAGGTGTGCGAACCCGGCACAGTTGAGGTAGTTGAGTTCATGGAGATCAAGCGCTTCAGCCATATCATGCATATCTCATCCACCGTTTCAGGTACCTTGGCCGAAGGGTGCACCGCGGTGGATTGCCTAGCTGCAACGTTCCCGGCAGGCACGCTCTCCGGCGCGCCCAAACCGCGGGCAATTGAGCTGATTGACCAACTTGAGCCAGCTCGTAGAGGCATCTACGGTGGAGTAATCGGCTATCTCGATTTCAGTGGCAACGCTGACCTTGCTATCGCTATCCGCACCGCCGTGCTGTCGCACGGAAAAGCCACAGTTCAGGCGGGAGCTGGAATCGTGGCGGATTCAGTGCCCACAACGGAGTTCATAGAGACGAAGAACAAAGCGGCGGCAGCAGTCCGTGCCATTCAGATCGCCGGCACGATTGCACCGACACATGGACGTAACTGA
- the dop gene encoding depupylase/deamidase Dop, producing MTARRIIGMETEFGVLEPNEPYANPIVLSAEVVEAYGNEGSGSSAVGSIRWDFHGEDPLNDARGYRIERAAAHPSQLTDDPNFVAPSGDGPRLQRLERPESGEFTRPRAANAVLRNGARLYVDHAHPEFSSPETANPREAVLWDRAGEHVIAEAMAILKRRGREIVLYKNNVDGKGAAYGSHENYLMRREVDFGDVIRYLTPFFVTRPVLCGAGRVGLGQRSEVPGFQISQRADYVENDIGLETTFNRPIINTRDEPHADPQKWRRLHVIGGDANLFDVSNLLKVGTTSLVLWLLETEIPLALDSLLLDDPVSATWIVSQDPTLRVGLEMRDGTTKTALEIQQVYLDVVRDAIARFGQPDFDTQEVLDRWQEVLDALKKDVFSAARQVEWVAKYQLLENMRVRGAMDWNNDKLRALDLQWHDMRPERSIVRRLDQAGQVERIFSQQEVAYAATHAPESTRAFLRGGLIDKFPENVAAAGWDGIILDVPGYKDLVRLPTIRPSRGTRPLVGQMLESSQSVEDFLIRLTKG from the coding sequence ATGACTGCTAGGCGAATTATCGGCATGGAGACCGAGTTTGGCGTGTTGGAACCCAACGAACCTTACGCCAATCCCATCGTGCTTTCCGCAGAGGTGGTAGAGGCATATGGCAATGAGGGCAGTGGCTCAAGCGCGGTAGGATCCATCCGGTGGGATTTTCACGGCGAAGATCCGCTCAATGATGCTCGGGGGTATCGCATTGAGCGTGCCGCGGCGCATCCGTCACAGCTCACCGACGATCCGAACTTCGTGGCACCATCAGGTGATGGCCCCCGCCTGCAACGCCTTGAACGGCCTGAGAGCGGTGAATTCACGCGGCCGCGCGCTGCCAATGCTGTACTTCGCAATGGTGCACGGCTCTACGTGGATCACGCCCATCCGGAGTTCTCGTCTCCCGAAACGGCAAATCCGCGCGAGGCGGTGTTGTGGGATCGCGCCGGCGAACACGTCATAGCCGAAGCGATGGCAATCCTCAAAAGGCGAGGCCGCGAAATCGTCTTATATAAGAACAATGTGGATGGCAAAGGTGCTGCCTACGGTTCGCACGAGAACTATTTGATGCGCCGTGAAGTGGACTTCGGGGATGTCATACGCTACCTCACGCCGTTCTTCGTCACACGGCCGGTGCTGTGCGGTGCAGGGCGGGTGGGCCTCGGCCAGCGTAGCGAAGTTCCGGGTTTTCAGATCTCGCAGCGGGCCGACTACGTTGAGAATGACATCGGGCTGGAAACCACGTTTAATCGTCCGATTATCAACACGAGGGACGAACCGCATGCCGATCCGCAGAAATGGCGTCGTCTTCATGTTATTGGCGGAGATGCCAACCTGTTCGATGTCTCCAACCTCCTGAAGGTTGGAACTACCTCTCTCGTCTTGTGGCTATTAGAGACAGAGATTCCGCTCGCACTCGATTCTCTGCTGCTTGATGATCCGGTTTCCGCAACGTGGATCGTTTCTCAGGATCCCACGCTTCGCGTGGGGTTGGAGATGCGTGACGGCACAACTAAGACGGCCTTGGAGATCCAGCAGGTTTACCTTGATGTGGTCAGAGACGCCATAGCTAGGTTTGGGCAACCCGACTTCGATACTCAGGAGGTCCTCGACCGCTGGCAAGAGGTACTTGATGCGCTGAAGAAGGACGTTTTCTCTGCAGCTCGCCAAGTCGAATGGGTTGCCAAATACCAGTTGCTCGAGAACATGCGAGTACGCGGGGCAATGGACTGGAACAATGACAAGCTGCGTGCGCTTGATCTGCAATGGCACGATATGCGTCCCGAACGTTCGATTGTTCGAAGGTTAGATCAAGCGGGGCAAGTCGAGCGCATTTTCAGCCAACAAGAAGTGGCGTATGCAGCGACCCATGCCCCCGAATCCACACGTGCGTTTCTGCGTGGTGGGCTCATTGACAAGTTCCCTGAGAACGTTGCGGCGGCGGGCTGGGATGGGATCATCCTGGATGTTCCTGGTTATAAGGATTTGGTACGCCTGCCAACGATCCGGCCCTCGCGTGGAACTCGACCATTGGTTGGACAGATGCTGGAAAGCTCCCAATCGGTGGAAGATTTCCTCATCCGCCTCACAAAAGGGTGA
- the hisI gene encoding phosphoribosyl-AMP cyclohydrolase — MTDTLPQDLFSRLKFDDHGLIAAVIQDAENDEVLMVGYMNDVALARTLSTGRVWFWSRSRQEYWRKGDTSGHIQLVRKVELDCDGDCVLVHAIQVGAACHTGTRTCFEAGGELEAVVIDQKLPESHALAQEVES; from the coding sequence ATGACTGATACGTTGCCGCAAGATCTCTTTTCGCGCCTGAAGTTTGACGACCACGGCCTCATCGCAGCCGTTATTCAGGATGCTGAGAACGACGAAGTGTTGATGGTTGGCTACATGAATGATGTGGCCCTAGCGCGCACGCTCTCGACAGGTCGTGTCTGGTTTTGGTCTCGTTCGCGGCAAGAGTATTGGCGTAAGGGTGATACGTCTGGGCATATTCAGCTGGTTCGAAAAGTTGAGCTCGATTGCGACGGCGATTGCGTGCTGGTTCACGCCATTCAGGTTGGCGCCGCATGCCACACTGGCACACGCACGTGTTTTGAGGCCGGCGGTGAGCTTGAAGCGGTTGTGATTGATCAGAAGCTGCCTGAAAGCCACGCGTTGGCTCAGGAGGTGGAGTCATGA
- the trpA gene encoding tryptophan synthase subunit alpha: MRAGDAIDARTRVGQAAFVGYLPAGFPDVDRSINAATTLAKSGADIIELGLPYSDPSMDGGTIQKAAMQALAGGFRVRDVFHCVEAVAKTGTVPLIMTYYNLIFRYGVGKFARDFANAGGAGLITPDLIPEEAGEWITASDEYDLDRVFLVAQSSRPDRLKLTAQASRGFVYAASTMGVTGTRSSLDSGARALVERTRNAGAERVCVGIGVSTPDQAREVAAYADGVIVGSALVNTLFEEDESRALRNLAATAEALAAGAHGE, translated from the coding sequence ATGAGGGCTGGCGATGCAATCGACGCTCGCACACGGGTTGGTCAAGCCGCATTCGTCGGGTATCTGCCCGCAGGCTTTCCTGATGTGGACCGCAGTATCAATGCCGCCACAACGCTCGCAAAATCCGGTGCGGATATCATCGAGTTGGGATTGCCGTACTCTGACCCCAGCATGGATGGTGGCACCATCCAGAAGGCGGCAATGCAGGCTCTTGCGGGCGGCTTCCGTGTGAGGGATGTATTCCACTGTGTGGAGGCCGTGGCCAAGACGGGCACAGTTCCGCTCATCATGACCTACTACAACCTCATCTTCAGGTATGGGGTAGGCAAGTTCGCCCGGGATTTCGCTAATGCAGGGGGAGCGGGCCTCATCACTCCAGACCTTATACCTGAAGAGGCTGGGGAATGGATCACAGCATCAGACGAATACGACCTTGATCGGGTGTTCCTTGTGGCTCAGTCCTCGCGCCCCGATCGGCTCAAACTGACAGCGCAAGCTTCGCGTGGATTTGTCTATGCGGCCTCAACTATGGGCGTGACTGGTACGCGGTCGAGCCTCGATTCGGGTGCGCGCGCTTTGGTGGAGCGTACTCGCAATGCGGGTGCGGAACGCGTGTGCGTTGGTATTGGAGTCTCCACTCCGGATCAAGCGCGCGAAGTGGCAGCTTATGCTGACGGCGTGATCGTTGGTTCGGCTCTGGTCAATACTCTGTTCGAGGAAGACGAATCGCGGGCACTGCGCAACCTAGCAGCTACGGCAGAAGCTCTAGCTGCAGGTGCGCACGGGGAGTGA